In Aristaeella hokkaidonensis, the following are encoded in one genomic region:
- a CDS encoding HPr family phosphocarrier protein, which yields MKSAMIRLSLVENVNNFVNIVARYPYEMDLRAGRHVVDAKSILGIFSLDLSKPITLEIYSDDCSDLLEEISPFLMKEE from the coding sequence GTGAAGTCCGCTATGATCAGACTGAGCCTGGTTGAGAATGTGAACAATTTCGTCAACATCGTTGCGCGCTACCCCTATGAGATGGATCTGCGTGCAGGGCGCCATGTGGTGGACGCCAAGTCAATCCTGGGTATTTTCTCCCTGGATCTGTCAAAGCCGATCACCCTGGAGATCTACAGTGATGACTGCAGCGACCTGCTGGAAGAGATCAGCCCTTTCCTGATGAAGGAAGAGTAA
- the purR gene encoding pur operon repressor, translating to MDRIRRNERMTAMIKLLSGTPNRIFTLNSFCELFGSAKSTMSEDVDLLQQVTKAFDLGEIDTVTGAAGGVRYRPKVSREKARATIEKLCADLSGTERVLPGGFLYYSDILSMPEIVNRMGEIIATEYYDTEPDFVLTMETKGIPVAFATANALGVPLVIARHSSRVYEGSAVNINYVSGSGSIETMSLSRRAVKENQQALIVDDFLKGGGTAGGMVELMREFNVKVVGMAFVMATASPEKKRITGEKSLMTLEVTDGDPAVAVVRPAEWLK from the coding sequence ATGGACAGAATCCGCCGGAACGAGCGCATGACCGCAATGATCAAACTGCTGTCGGGAACCCCCAACAGGATCTTTACGCTGAACAGCTTCTGTGAACTGTTCGGATCCGCGAAATCAACGATGAGCGAGGATGTTGACCTGCTGCAGCAGGTGACAAAGGCTTTTGACCTGGGAGAAATCGATACGGTGACCGGCGCAGCTGGCGGCGTAAGGTACCGCCCGAAGGTGAGCCGGGAAAAGGCGCGGGCTACCATTGAAAAGCTGTGCGCGGATCTCAGCGGCACGGAACGGGTGCTTCCAGGCGGATTCCTGTATTACAGCGATATCCTTTCCATGCCGGAGATCGTGAACCGGATGGGCGAAATCATTGCTACCGAGTACTATGACACAGAGCCGGATTTTGTGCTGACGATGGAAACCAAGGGAATTCCGGTGGCTTTCGCGACGGCCAATGCGCTGGGCGTGCCGCTGGTGATTGCCAGGCACTCCTCCCGGGTTTACGAGGGTTCTGCGGTGAATATCAACTACGTTTCCGGCAGCGGGAGCATCGAGACGATGAGCCTGAGCCGTCGGGCGGTGAAGGAAAACCAGCAGGCGCTGATTGTGGACGACTTCCTGAAGGGAGGCGGCACAGCCGGCGGTATGGTGGAACTGATGCGGGAATTCAATGTGAAAGTGGTCGGCATGGCGTTCGTCATGGCAACCGCTTCACCGGAAAAGAAGCGGATTACGGGTGAAAAATCCCTGATGACGCTGGAAGTCACAGACGGGGATCCGGCGGTGGCCGTTGTCAGGCCGGCGGAGTGGCTGAAATAA
- a CDS encoding HlyD family efflux transporter periplasmic adaptor subunit has protein sequence MPTLQEKKRMSVPQIMLIVLALAFAAWYLITSLAPEAAPYAQITAGVIGSRYTGDCLIVRDETPFDQEAVSSVEYLAEEGSYVSPGTDICNVYSSGFSTRELETLQDFRDQIKEYQVKLLNAEINTDPQMEKLEAEVLTRAREVRELIGGARGNMNNQEALLAAAIRARQSRLKEKYSGDQRMTRLYDDEQSQLQRIASWTKKSVALKEGLVSFYSDGYEYDLTITNYDKFSPAQVRAMINGQKPASSNDISSKGKTTIYRVVRDGHWVVLMLIKDSNWNPVEGAIYELKLENFKDTMVQAQVLSFTRTGGELEVRLDVQSKVQPVLYIRTCSGVLGDNVTSLTVPTKAIYTQDNMPGVVVVDGEYPFFIPVNVMDEKDGMVYISPIQQGTLYEGQTVKLF, from the coding sequence ATGCCGACACTGCAGGAGAAAAAACGCATGAGCGTGCCACAGATTATGCTGATCGTGCTGGCGCTGGCTTTTGCTGCCTGGTATCTGATCACCTCGCTGGCTCCCGAAGCTGCCCCCTATGCCCAGATTACCGCAGGTGTAATCGGCTCCCGTTATACCGGAGACTGCCTGATCGTGCGGGATGAGACGCCCTTTGATCAGGAAGCCGTATCCAGCGTTGAATACCTGGCGGAAGAGGGAAGCTATGTTTCCCCGGGCACAGATATCTGTAACGTCTATTCCTCCGGCTTCAGCACACGGGAACTGGAAACCCTGCAGGATTTCCGGGACCAGATCAAGGAATACCAGGTAAAGCTGCTGAACGCGGAAATCAATACAGACCCGCAGATGGAAAAACTGGAAGCGGAAGTGCTGACGCGGGCTCGTGAAGTCCGGGAACTGATCGGCGGTGCCCGGGGCAACATGAATAACCAGGAAGCGCTGCTTGCGGCAGCAATCCGTGCGCGTCAGAGCCGGCTGAAGGAGAAGTACAGCGGAGATCAGCGGATGACCCGTTTGTATGATGACGAACAGAGCCAGCTGCAGCGAATCGCCAGCTGGACCAAGAAGTCTGTTGCGCTGAAAGAGGGCCTGGTCAGCTTCTATTCCGACGGATATGAGTATGACCTGACAATTACCAACTATGACAAGTTCAGTCCGGCCCAGGTCCGTGCGATGATCAACGGACAGAAACCGGCTTCCTCCAACGATATCAGTTCAAAGGGAAAAACCACGATCTACCGTGTGGTACGCGATGGGCACTGGGTTGTGCTGATGCTGATCAAGGACAGCAACTGGAATCCGGTGGAAGGCGCGATATACGAACTGAAACTGGAGAACTTCAAGGATACCATGGTTCAGGCGCAGGTGCTCAGTTTTACCCGGACCGGCGGTGAACTGGAGGTCCGGCTGGACGTGCAGTCCAAGGTGCAACCGGTATTGTATATCCGGACATGTTCAGGTGTGCTGGGAGACAACGTGACCAGCCTGACGGTGCCGACAAAGGCCATATATACGCAGGACAACATGCCCGGCGTTGTGGTCGTGGATGGAGAATATCCGTTCTTCATTCCCGTCAATGTGATGGATGAAAAGGACGGGATGGTTTACATCTCTCCGATACAGCAGGGTACGCTCTATGAAGGGCAGACTGTAAAGCTGTTCTGA
- a CDS encoding YggS family pyridoxal phosphate-dependent enzyme, which translates to MTREELESRVERVRQELEEASAGRYPIPKLIAVTKTHSAEEILPLAEMGITDIGENRVQELLTKLPELQDRFQIHLIGRLQRNKVKQIVGDVCMIQSVDSEPLAREIHNRALAAGRRMPVLVEISPAGEEQKGGVPFEETEAFLKQIAPLEGIEIRGLMAVMPLTEDQDYLDGLFARTRGLFDRIRDKNLSGIVMEELSMGMSGDYRLAAAHGATMVRVGSAIFGPRG; encoded by the coding sequence ATGACCCGGGAGGAACTGGAAAGCAGAGTTGAACGAGTCCGGCAGGAGCTGGAAGAAGCTTCGGCAGGACGTTATCCCATACCGAAACTGATTGCCGTGACGAAAACCCACAGCGCGGAGGAAATCCTGCCGCTGGCTGAAATGGGAATCACAGACATCGGCGAGAACAGGGTGCAGGAGCTTCTGACCAAGCTGCCGGAGCTTCAGGACCGGTTTCAGATTCACCTGATCGGCCGCCTGCAGCGGAACAAGGTGAAGCAGATTGTCGGAGATGTATGTATGATTCAATCCGTGGACAGCGAACCGCTGGCCAGGGAGATTCATAACCGGGCGCTGGCTGCCGGGAGGCGGATGCCGGTGCTGGTGGAAATCAGCCCCGCGGGAGAAGAACAGAAAGGCGGCGTACCGTTTGAGGAGACGGAAGCGTTTCTGAAGCAGATTGCGCCCCTGGAGGGGATTGAGATCCGGGGACTGATGGCGGTGATGCCGCTGACAGAGGATCAGGATTATCTGGACGGATTATTTGCACGGACGCGCGGACTGTTTGACAGGATCAGGGATAAAAACCTGAGCGGGATCGTGATGGAAGAGCTGAGCATGGGCATGTCCGGTGATTACCGGCTGGCTGCGGCTCACGGAGCGACGATGGTCCGGGTGGGAAGCGCAATTTTCGGACCCCGCGGATGA
- a CDS encoding cell division protein SepF, with protein MAFKDLMKSIEGVFSRVSADITRRPDGGTSHYRPLRKKTAEAQPGDMTQMQGQDPRFVHTGFTGMNPPVNFGGYEQGTFGQTAYGQTAFDQTAYGQTAYNQTAYNQTAFGQTAYGQPQGTSYFPQQDQNAQQDYVGKGSFSGQTGFTQAQRNNISYMPGVEPRMERGQVHVEHIITLTGLKSCYEAIECMKDGETLIVMLDAIANDSESMRCQDMLAGAAFTLGCSVRLLQGAQIVIIAPEGVKILPEQNNARVMMPGGMMQPPEMVVPPMTEPAEVPFQGRREHRTSANAADWNAARNGELQGYNPYTGTMPVAAGAYGSFGGYGY; from the coding sequence ATGGCATTTAAGGATCTGATGAAGAGCATTGAAGGGGTTTTTTCCCGCGTGTCGGCGGATATCACACGCCGGCCGGACGGAGGCACCAGTCATTATCGTCCGCTGCGGAAGAAGACCGCGGAAGCCCAGCCCGGTGATATGACACAGATGCAGGGACAGGATCCCCGTTTTGTGCATACCGGTTTCACAGGCATGAATCCGCCGGTGAATTTCGGAGGATATGAGCAGGGCACCTTCGGCCAGACTGCATATGGCCAGACTGCTTTTGATCAGACCGCATACGGTCAGACTGCTTACAACCAGACAGCCTATAATCAGACAGCCTTCGGCCAGACGGCTTACGGTCAGCCGCAGGGCACCAGCTATTTCCCGCAGCAGGATCAGAATGCCCAGCAGGATTATGTGGGCAAGGGAAGCTTCAGCGGTCAGACCGGATTTACCCAGGCCCAGAGGAACAATATTTCCTATATGCCGGGCGTTGAGCCGCGGATGGAACGCGGACAGGTGCATGTTGAGCACATCATCACACTGACCGGCCTGAAGAGCTGCTACGAAGCAATTGAGTGCATGAAGGACGGGGAAACCCTGATCGTGATGCTGGACGCGATTGCCAATGACAGCGAAAGCATGCGGTGTCAGGATATGCTGGCCGGTGCTGCGTTTACACTGGGATGCTCAGTCCGGCTGCTGCAGGGCGCGCAGATCGTCATCATCGCACCGGAAGGCGTCAAGATCCTGCCCGAGCAGAACAATGCCCGCGTGATGATGCCCGGCGGGATGATGCAGCCGCCGGAAATGGTGGTACCCCCCATGACCGAGCCCGCGGAAGTTCCCTTCCAGGGCCGGCGGGAACACAGAACCAGCGCGAACGCGGCCGATTGGAACGCGGCGCGAAACGGCGAACTGCAGGGTTATAATCCCTACACCGGAACCATGCCGGTGGCAGCCGGAGCTTATGGCAGCTTCGGAGGGTATGGCTATTGA
- a CDS encoding DivIVA domain-containing protein codes for MERITSEVIAEKEFTIASRGYNQEEVDTFLDLICEEMDRLNNEIQDLRQKTTMVRPSAPAAESSSVSKEDENKFREILEMAATVKEETIRKAREDAEAIRLKAETEANERLNGLAEEREGLEKEVTALKETAVEYRRQFEELLHAQQEALEKATGLF; via the coding sequence ATGGAAAGAATCACTTCAGAAGTTATTGCGGAGAAAGAGTTTACTATCGCGTCAAGAGGGTACAATCAGGAAGAGGTGGATACCTTCCTGGACCTGATCTGTGAGGAAATGGACCGGCTGAACAACGAAATCCAGGACCTGCGCCAGAAGACAACAATGGTGCGTCCGTCCGCGCCGGCGGCTGAATCCTCCAGCGTGAGCAAAGAGGATGAGAACAAGTTCCGGGAGATCCTGGAGATGGCTGCAACCGTGAAGGAAGAAACCATCCGCAAGGCCCGGGAAGATGCTGAGGCGATCCGCCTGAAGGCAGAGACAGAGGCGAATGAGCGCCTGAACGGGTTGGCCGAAGAACGGGAAGGCCTGGAAAAAGAGGTTACCGCGCTGAAGGAAACTGCTGTGGAATACCGGCGCCAGTTTGAAGAGCTCCTGCATGCACAGCAGGAAGCCCTGGAAAAGGCTACGGGTCTGTTTTAA
- a CDS encoding 2-oxo acid dehydrogenase subunit E2 — translation MFGRRPDGRRLNDVDPIVQITPYLMPMRCDAQVFLEHKMDYEKAARYIAEKNRQGERITFMQIIAAAYVRSVSQLPELNRFIFNKQYYARNNCSLSYVVLKDPQNNESNEVTARIEFDLTDTIFDVRDRMVAAQEKIRDEEDDAFLTKLAGALLKIPGLATGIVGLYRLLDRYGLAPGFLIRELPFYSGLFITNNASIGLNHVWHHIYNFGNVSMFIGMGTIMKEATVDSEGKSRMKRWLPLGMTADERMCSGAHYSAFFASMVKYMDDPSLLEVPPESVRFDMGGKYEYHVPKVKKF, via the coding sequence ATGTTTGGACGCAGACCGGATGGCAGACGACTCAATGACGTGGACCCGATCGTGCAGATTACCCCTTACCTGATGCCCATGCGCTGTGACGCGCAGGTTTTCCTGGAACACAAGATGGACTATGAGAAAGCCGCGCGCTATATCGCGGAAAAGAATCGGCAGGGGGAAAGAATTACCTTCATGCAGATCATTGCCGCGGCGTATGTGCGGTCTGTCAGCCAGCTGCCTGAACTGAACAGGTTTATTTTCAACAAGCAGTATTATGCCCGGAACAACTGCTCCCTTTCCTACGTGGTCCTCAAGGATCCGCAGAACAATGAGAGCAACGAAGTCACAGCCAGGATCGAGTTCGACCTGACAGATACGATCTTCGACGTCCGGGACCGGATGGTTGCCGCACAGGAAAAAATCCGGGATGAAGAGGATGACGCATTCCTGACCAAGCTGGCAGGGGCATTGCTGAAGATTCCGGGACTGGCCACCGGCATTGTGGGCCTGTACCGGCTGCTGGACCGCTACGGCCTTGCACCCGGATTCCTGATCCGGGAACTGCCCTTCTACAGCGGCCTGTTTATCACCAACAACGCGTCCATCGGCCTGAACCATGTATGGCATCACATCTATAACTTCGGCAATGTGAGCATGTTCATCGGCATGGGCACGATCATGAAGGAAGCCACTGTGGACAGTGAAGGCAAGAGCCGCATGAAGCGGTGGCTGCCGCTGGGCATGACCGCGGATGAGCGGATGTGCTCCGGCGCCCATTATTCCGCCTTCTTTGCCTCCATGGTCAAGTATATGGATGATCCGTCCCTGCTGGAAGTTCCGCCGGAATCTGTCCGGTTTGACATGGGCGGAAAGTATGAATACCACGTACCCAAAGTTAAAAAATTCTGA
- a CDS encoding radical SAM protein has protein sequence MKCTLCPRQCGADRSLQPGFCGLGEEILIARIAPHLWEEPPISGSHGTGAVFFSGCTLRCVYCQNGDISHRNEGRPFTPRELSDALKRLTDLGVHTLSFITGTPFVPRILEALELWHPPLPLVWNTSGYETVDTLRRLEGVIDVYLPDLKHFSARAGRLCAAAPDYFAVTSAAIKEMCRQTGAPVYDENGIMLRGTLVRHLILPGFTSESLRLLTWVRDELPAGVPVSLMRQYIPCNDVSVPGLDRRITEKEYSRVRDHMIALDLPGFLQEPDSADRDFIPLFNRDESFV, from the coding sequence ATGAAATGTACACTTTGTCCTCGTCAATGCGGTGCTGACCGTTCCCTTCAGCCGGGCTTCTGCGGCCTCGGCGAGGAGATTCTTATTGCCCGTATTGCCCCGCATCTGTGGGAAGAACCACCCATATCCGGCAGCCACGGAACCGGCGCTGTCTTTTTCTCCGGCTGCACGCTCCGCTGCGTCTACTGCCAGAACGGGGATATCTCCCACCGGAATGAGGGCCGCCCTTTTACCCCGCGGGAGCTTTCAGACGCTCTGAAGCGCCTGACGGACCTGGGCGTCCACACCCTGTCCTTCATCACAGGCACCCCTTTTGTTCCCCGGATCCTGGAGGCGCTGGAACTCTGGCACCCGCCTCTGCCCCTGGTATGGAATACCTCCGGCTATGAAACCGTGGATACCCTCCGCCGTCTCGAAGGAGTCATTGACGTATACCTTCCGGATCTGAAGCATTTCTCCGCCCGTGCCGGACGGCTGTGCGCCGCGGCACCGGACTATTTTGCTGTCACCTCCGCCGCGATTAAGGAAATGTGCCGCCAGACCGGTGCTCCCGTTTATGATGAAAACGGCATCATGCTCCGGGGCACCCTGGTCCGCCACCTGATCCTGCCGGGTTTCACTTCGGAAAGCCTGCGCCTGCTCACCTGGGTTCGGGATGAACTCCCCGCCGGCGTTCCTGTCAGCCTCATGCGCCAGTATATCCCTTGCAACGACGTATCCGTTCCCGGACTTGACCGGCGTATAACGGAAAAGGAGTACAGCCGTGTCCGCGATCATATGATCGCCCTGGATCTTCCCGGTTTCCTGCAGGAACCGGATTCCGCCGACCGGGACTTTATTCCGTTGTTCAACCGGGATGAGAGCTTTGTATAA
- a CDS encoding outer membrane protein assembly factor BamB family protein: MDRWNRKDQNTYTGMNAQRRNRRKPETGIPVRAEESSESSEVLASLERWLIDDEPEKETQEKAPVTEVAEQTEEADFPEEPDMPAEEEPAEAKETAIPDPEKKEESDTSAAPELPEESEPVEKTEASEETPAAVQGADSRVPAEARRMSAAPYGTVKPEARRPGTRPQNAYRRPPMPEQKQTPVRPRRDVREEPLRTGSNKTQDKTSRVRVGYAPGRMSDGMTQQVPIRETARDTAWEREQPMYSRDAKAYLEKRSQPFRTENAKEKVQDRPEHKLLRIIVALLVVIGIIITGVLIFRDRANQKNNPVREAPRVINFIPVDETEGRTAPVDLAFTVLTEKDVSGIRLRGENDEDLDTEAASTDNSDGTKIWTMKMHVETGRNGTAILQVRRADEDKWYDTNSTVELEIQGPLDLLTPKPEEDAEPDPVEYDDDDYYDEDAERAKEEGAEEGANGEAYPEAESDENPNIEAEDVTADIWAENVEGDPDNETEGEGERYDDLPTGELRTPEPTPTVAPPTPVPTETPPLTAQAAPEADPGLISSTTVYTSATKKVKNYSRPAKELIRMPEADEYTTKQLGVMTFRGDNFRRNAAVGTLSAAPTGLKEKWHAESGSSRGTNQTYYGYGWTGQPVIARWSTQVREGSNLFEKKINTKALKEVIIAGMDGNIRFLDLADGELTRNSIKLGYPMRGTPTLHTGGYPFMSVGQFARKMKVKTGKIGLRQYNLYSQKEQKLLDGLDGKYHRPLNDVGSFETSALIDRTSDTLIAAGSNGMLYLESLNSSFDYNAKVLTIDPSITVMNYKVKGQKSTALLAIESSPAAYDKYVYMANMGGVLMCIDTDTLKPVWAVNTGDSVMAAVAMDMQIRENAQETSVPAEAGDEDDPKDKAPADNRELSLYTANMLNNRKKGDSDIQIRRYDALSGKEIWKASVGVTKGKKDKDDVGAKASPVIGQHELNNLVYFTVTGLSDEGRQQLGLSGETPAVLIALEKASGKIVWSYGLSSRSESSPIAVYDEKGNGWIIQCEQNGTIHLLEGLTGSVVDTMQLNAEIEASPAAYGSTVVIGTTGKNTSFVYGIELELAQVHDEEGGYEEDSGGA, from the coding sequence TTGGACAGATGGAATCGGAAAGATCAGAATACATATACCGGGATGAATGCCCAGCGCAGAAACCGGCGGAAACCGGAAACGGGCATTCCCGTCAGAGCGGAAGAATCGTCTGAATCCTCCGAAGTGCTGGCCAGCCTTGAACGCTGGCTTATTGATGATGAGCCCGAAAAGGAAACACAGGAGAAAGCGCCTGTAACAGAAGTGGCGGAGCAGACCGAAGAGGCGGATTTTCCTGAAGAGCCCGATATGCCGGCGGAGGAAGAACCGGCTGAGGCGAAGGAAACAGCAATTCCGGATCCTGAAAAGAAAGAAGAAAGTGATACTTCCGCGGCACCTGAGCTGCCGGAAGAATCTGAACCTGTCGAAAAAACAGAAGCATCTGAAGAGACACCGGCCGCGGTGCAGGGCGCGGACAGCCGGGTACCCGCGGAAGCGCGGCGCATGAGCGCCGCTCCTTACGGCACCGTCAAGCCGGAGGCCAGACGTCCAGGCACCCGTCCGCAGAACGCGTACCGCAGGCCGCCTATGCCTGAACAGAAGCAGACGCCGGTCCGTCCCAGGCGGGACGTACGGGAAGAGCCGCTTCGGACCGGCAGCAACAAAACCCAGGATAAAACATCCAGGGTACGGGTTGGCTATGCCCCGGGACGGATGAGCGACGGTATGACGCAGCAGGTTCCGATCCGGGAAACTGCCCGGGACACTGCCTGGGAACGGGAACAGCCGATGTATTCCCGTGACGCGAAAGCATATCTTGAAAAACGGAGTCAGCCTTTCCGGACGGAGAATGCAAAGGAAAAGGTGCAGGATCGTCCGGAGCATAAACTGCTGAGGATCATTGTGGCGCTGCTGGTGGTGATCGGCATCATCATTACCGGTGTACTGATCTTCAGGGACAGGGCGAACCAGAAGAATAATCCTGTCCGTGAAGCTCCGCGCGTCATCAACTTTATCCCGGTGGATGAAACGGAAGGACGCACCGCACCGGTGGATCTGGCTTTTACCGTGCTTACGGAGAAGGATGTATCCGGAATCCGCCTGCGGGGAGAAAACGACGAGGACCTGGATACTGAGGCCGCATCGACTGACAACTCGGATGGTACCAAGATATGGACCATGAAGATGCACGTGGAAACCGGACGGAACGGTACCGCCATTCTCCAGGTGCGCCGGGCTGATGAAGATAAGTGGTATGATACCAATTCCACGGTGGAACTGGAGATCCAGGGACCGCTGGATCTGCTGACGCCGAAGCCGGAGGAAGACGCTGAACCTGATCCGGTTGAGTATGACGATGACGATTATTACGACGAGGATGCGGAAAGAGCGAAAGAAGAAGGCGCTGAAGAAGGTGCCAACGGAGAGGCGTATCCTGAAGCAGAATCGGATGAGAATCCGAATATAGAGGCAGAAGACGTTACCGCAGATATATGGGCAGAGAACGTAGAAGGCGATCCGGATAACGAAACGGAGGGCGAAGGAGAACGGTATGACGACCTGCCGACCGGAGAATTGCGTACGCCTGAACCGACGCCTACCGTTGCACCGCCAACCCCTGTGCCGACTGAGACCCCGCCGCTGACGGCGCAGGCAGCGCCGGAAGCTGATCCGGGATTGATTTCCAGTACAACAGTATATACCAGTGCCACAAAGAAGGTTAAGAACTACAGCAGGCCGGCCAAGGAACTGATCCGTATGCCGGAGGCGGATGAATACACCACCAAGCAACTGGGCGTGATGACTTTCCGTGGCGACAATTTCCGCCGGAACGCAGCGGTAGGTACGCTGAGCGCGGCACCGACGGGACTGAAGGAAAAGTGGCATGCGGAGAGCGGAAGCTCACGGGGAACAAACCAGACTTATTACGGCTACGGATGGACCGGCCAGCCGGTGATTGCCCGCTGGAGCACACAGGTGCGTGAAGGAAGCAATCTGTTTGAAAAGAAAATCAATACAAAGGCCCTGAAGGAAGTCATCATTGCGGGTATGGACGGCAATATCCGATTCCTGGATCTGGCTGACGGAGAATTAACCCGCAACAGTATCAAGCTGGGCTACCCCATGCGCGGTACGCCGACACTGCATACCGGCGGTTATCCCTTCATGAGTGTAGGTCAGTTTGCCCGGAAGATGAAGGTGAAGACCGGAAAAATCGGCCTGAGGCAGTACAACCTGTATTCCCAGAAAGAGCAGAAACTGCTGGACGGCCTGGATGGAAAGTACCATCGGCCGCTGAACGATGTCGGAAGTTTTGAAACCTCAGCGCTGATTGACAGGACCAGCGATACGCTGATCGCTGCCGGATCAAACGGCATGCTGTACCTGGAATCCCTGAACTCGAGCTTCGACTATAACGCGAAGGTGCTGACCATTGATCCTTCCATCACCGTTATGAACTATAAGGTGAAGGGACAGAAGAGCACAGCCCTGCTGGCAATCGAATCCTCTCCCGCCGCGTATGACAAGTACGTCTACATGGCAAACATGGGAGGCGTTCTCATGTGCATTGACACGGATACCCTGAAGCCTGTCTGGGCAGTGAATACCGGGGACTCCGTCATGGCGGCGGTTGCCATGGATATGCAGATCAGGGAGAATGCCCAGGAAACGTCGGTGCCTGCAGAGGCAGGAGACGAAGACGATCCCAAGGACAAGGCTCCGGCGGACAACCGGGAGCTGAGTCTGTACACGGCGAATATGCTGAACAACCGGAAAAAGGGTGACAGCGATATCCAGATCCGCAGGTATGACGCACTGAGCGGAAAGGAAATCTGGAAGGCTTCCGTCGGCGTAACCAAGGGCAAGAAGGATAAGGATGACGTCGGCGCCAAGGCCTCCCCGGTGATTGGACAGCATGAACTGAACAACCTGGTTTATTTCACGGTGACCGGTCTTTCTGACGAAGGCAGGCAGCAGCTTGGCCTTTCCGGTGAGACGCCTGCCGTCCTGATTGCGCTGGAAAAAGCAAGCGGAAAGATTGTCTGGTCCTACGGTCTTTCCAGCCGCAGCGAATCTTCACCCATCGCGGTGTATGACGAAAAAGGAAACGGCTGGATCATCCAGTGTGAACAGAACGGCACCATCCACCTGCTGGAGGGACTGACAGGAAGCGTTGTGGATACAATGCAGCTGAATGCTGAGATTGAAGCTTCCCCCGCCGCCTATGGCAGCACGGTGGTTATCGGTACTACGGGTAAAAACACGTCCTTTGTTTACGGCATTGAACTCGAGCTTGCGCAGGTGCATGATGAGGAGGGCGGCTATGAAGAAGATTCTGGCGGCGCTTGA